One Silene latifolia isolate original U9 population chromosome 4, ASM4854445v1, whole genome shotgun sequence DNA segment encodes these proteins:
- the LOC141653242 gene encoding putative rRNA-processing protein EBP2 homolog, with the protein MAVRSKQPPSITADEMDEDEELDSLSDISESDRESEFESDEEEDGDIKLSEPSKNAIYNKDGLLDKLNEISWPVDVEWIHTLAIEIDQEKEVDVNDDLAREAAIYTQALQGTRLAFAKLESRGQPYLRPSDYYAEMVKSDSHMERVKRKLLVEKKELEEQEQRRKDRENKRMAKQVQAEKQKERAKDKKEQIESVKKWRKQREKSGFADNKDEMGLSFENGSGFDRKSKRPPGVSPGDRSGGKGRQSAGKGKKGSTDKKKKDSKFGFGGRKGMRKQNTADTTSDLRGFNSNSHSGNKKRRIS; encoded by the coding sequence ATGGCTGTTCGAAGCAAACAACCACCATCCATTACTGCGGATGAAATGGATGAAGATGAGGAGTTGGACAGTTTGAGTGATATTTCTGAGTCAGATCGGGAATCTGAATTTGAATCTGATGAAGAAGAAGACGGAGATATAAAGTTAAGCGAACCATCAAAGAATGCTATTTACAACAAGGACGGTCTTCTTGACAAGCTTAATGAAATAAGCTGGCCTGTGGATGTGGAATGGATACATACTCTTGCCATTGAGATCGATCAGGAAAAAGAAGTTGACGTCAATGATGATCTGGCTCGTGAAGCTGCTATTTACACTCAAGCCCTTCAAGGAACTCGGTTGGCTTTTGCAAAGCTTGAGTCTCGTGGTCAACCCTATCTCCGACCGTCTGATTACTATGCGGAGATGGTCAAGTCGGATTCTCACATGGAAAGGGTGAAAAGGAAGCTATTGGTGGAAAAGAAGGAACTTGAAGAACAAGAGCAAAGAAGGAAAGATAGAGAGAATAAAAGGATGGCTAAACAAGTACAGGCTGAAAAACAGAAGGAGAGagctaaagataagaaagagCAGATTGAAAGTGTTAAGAAATGGAGGAAGCAAAGGGAGAAAAGTGGGTTTGCTGATAACAAAGACGAAATGGGATTGTCATTTGAGAATGGAAGTGGGTTTGACCGAAAAAGCAAGAGACCGCCTGGGGTTTCTCCTGGAGATAGGTCTGGTGGGAAAGGGAGACAATCTGCCGGAAAGGGCAAAAAGGGTAGCACGGATAAGAAGAAGAAAGATTCAAAGTTCGGGTTTGGGGGCAGGAAGGGAATGAGGAAGCAGAACACAGCCGATACAACCAGTGATCTTAGAGGGTTTAATAGTAACTCTCATTCTGGTAACAAGAAAAGAAGGATATCTTAG
- the LOC141653243 gene encoding protein SPIRAL1-like 2 has protein sequence MGRRGVSYGGGKSSLDYLFGGGEASTPPKSSTEAPKSAQVVNNDASPKPTSAPSGTATHSGNKNIAAGIHGNTGNNYLRTNGQNCGNFITERPSTKVHAAPGGGSSLGYLFGGSSN, from the exons ATGGGTCGGCGGGGAGTAAGTTATGGAGGAGGAAAGAGTTCTCTTGACTATCTGTTTGGCGGTGGGGAGGCTTCCACCCCTCCAAAAAGCAGCACCGAAGCTCCCAAAAGTGCACAGGTTGTGAACAATGATGCCTCTCCGAAGCCCACCTCTGCTCCTTCAGGAACAGCTACTCATTCTGGAAATAAAAATATCGCTGCTGGAATCCATGGAAACACCGGGAACAACTATCTCCGTACAAATGGCCAAAATTGTGGCAATTTCATTACG GAACGGCCTTCAACAAAGGTCCATGCTGCTCCTGGCGGCGGATCATCGCTAGGTTACCTTTTCGGCGGTAGCAGCAATTAA